One genomic region from bacterium encodes:
- a CDS encoding PorV/PorQ family protein, which produces MSKTRQLLIPVALLMLVLVLPVQAKGIKKIAQTGMKWFSIPMGSRPAAMGNAFTAVADDAGSIFWNPAGIALTQGKHLYLNQTQWIADIKVNSGAATWADDRFGTFAISYAAADWGDLHGTQRANNDAGFIETGTFSPTDYAIGLGYAKRISNQFAFGGHLKYVYEELGSTLEGNLDAPKEYTAKQDLIAFDFGTVYSTGFKSLVIGMALQNFSEEAQYRAEQFPLPLTFKFGIAMDVTDLWLAADAPHSLLVSVDAVHPRDYSERLHFGMEYGYHDLFFVRGGYKTNYDEEDLSFGAGLKYAFNGLQLGLDYGYVQFKNFDAVQMFSFDFKF; this is translated from the coding sequence ATGTCTAAAACAAGGCAGTTGTTGATTCCGGTGGCCCTGCTGATGCTTGTTCTGGTTCTGCCCGTGCAGGCCAAGGGAATCAAAAAAATAGCGCAAACCGGCATGAAATGGTTTTCCATCCCCATGGGCTCGCGCCCGGCCGCGATGGGCAACGCCTTCACTGCCGTCGCCGATGATGCGGGCTCCATCTTCTGGAATCCCGCCGGCATCGCCCTTACCCAGGGCAAACATCTCTATTTGAATCAAACACAGTGGATCGCGGACATCAAGGTCAACTCCGGCGCCGCGACCTGGGCCGATGACCGCTTTGGCACTTTTGCCATCAGTTATGCCGCGGCGGACTGGGGCGATCTGCACGGCACCCAGCGAGCCAACAACGATGCAGGCTTTATCGAGACCGGGACCTTCAGTCCGACCGATTACGCCATCGGTCTCGGCTATGCCAAGCGGATCTCGAATCAATTCGCCTTCGGCGGCCACCTCAAGTATGTCTACGAGGAACTGGGTTCGACCCTCGAAGGAAATCTGGATGCCCCGAAGGAGTACACCGCTAAACAGGATCTCATCGCTTTTGATTTCGGCACCGTCTATAGCACCGGATTCAAGAGCCTGGTTATCGGCATGGCGCTGCAGAATTTTTCCGAGGAGGCCCAGTATCGTGCCGAGCAGTTTCCTCTGCCGCTCACCTTTAAATTCGGTATCGCCATGGATGTGACCGACCTGTGGTTGGCTGCCGATGCCCCGCATAGCCTGTTGGTCTCGGTCGATGCGGTTCATCCACGCGACTATAGCGAAAGGCTCCATTTCGGCATGGAATATGGCTACCATGATCTCTTCTTCGTGCGCGGCGGCTACAAGACCAACTACGATGAAGAGGACCTTTCTTTCGGCGCTGGACTGAAGTACGCCTTCAACGGATTGCAGCTTGGTCTTGATTATGGCTATGTTCAGTTCAAGAACTTCGATGCCGTGCAGATGTTTTCTTTCGATTTTAAATTCTAG
- a CDS encoding IPT/TIG domain-containing protein, producing MKKIRCRLLGAAFLIAGLANLACEGPDQPVYGPNHPDPNPTGLAAATVESISPDTGYLRDIVTIRGSGFNEKPEFNLVLFGNKKAEVISVSPTELKVIAPNKSDETVNVRVAIKGSEFWSNEAEFTFLPTITTLDEEISWPNGVAVDEMGNVYVGSANDGVIYRITPEGEKTTFAEVPVSGSIHFGPNKYLYVCVKGEGKIVRISPDGGTVEDVVTVDAPVDFTWDKNHNFYVMSDVAGVYKIVGSDTVRVATIGSGKNVRVFNDHLYVNDIWNSTILSFPITAEGLGEEEVVIETDSPSTLEFDAEGTLYYAQAWETSLYTLRADGSEEVLYEGELMTPMRYSAFKGKYIYLVYPGWADIGAVMRVYIGIDAAPDYGIMP from the coding sequence ATGAAGAAAATACGCTGCAGGCTGCTAGGAGCGGCGTTTCTGATCGCCGGTCTGGCTAACCTGGCTTGCGAGGGCCCTGATCAGCCTGTCTACGGGCCGAATCATCCCGATCCCAATCCAACCGGACTGGCGGCGGCGACGGTGGAATCCATCAGCCCCGATACCGGCTATCTCAGGGATATCGTCACGATCCGCGGATCAGGATTCAATGAGAAGCCGGAGTTCAATCTTGTGCTCTTTGGTAACAAAAAAGCAGAGGTAATTTCGGTCAGCCCCACCGAACTCAAGGTGATCGCTCCTAATAAGAGCGATGAAACGGTCAACGTACGCGTGGCCATCAAGGGGTCGGAGTTCTGGAGCAACGAGGCCGAGTTCACCTTCCTGCCCACCATCACAACGCTGGACGAGGAGATCAGCTGGCCCAACGGTGTTGCGGTGGACGAGATGGGCAACGTGTATGTTGGCTCCGCAAATGATGGGGTTATTTACCGTATTACGCCTGAAGGTGAAAAAACAACGTTTGCTGAGGTTCCAGTGAGCGGATCGATTCATTTTGGCCCGAATAAATACCTCTACGTTTGCGTCAAGGGTGAAGGCAAGATTGTTCGCATTTCGCCGGATGGCGGCACGGTTGAGGATGTGGTCACTGTGGATGCGCCGGTCGATTTCACCTGGGATAAAAATCATAATTTCTACGTCATGTCCGATGTTGCAGGCGTCTACAAAATCGTCGGCAGCGATACGGTGCGGGTAGCGACGATCGGCTCCGGCAAGAATGTCCGCGTCTTCAACGACCATCTTTACGTAAATGATATCTGGAACAGCACGATCCTCAGCTTCCCGATCACCGCGGAAGGCTTGGGGGAGGAGGAGGTCGTCATCGAAACCGACTCCCCCTCGACACTGGAATTCGATGCGGAAGGCACCCTGTATTACGCTCAGGCATGGGAGACCAGTCTCTACACCCTTAGGGCCGATGGCAGTGAAGAGGTACTCTATGAAGGAGAGCTGATGACTCCGATGCGCTATTCAGCCTTTAAGGGTAAATACATCTATCTAGTTTATCCGGGTTGGGCCGATATCGGCGCGGTAATGCGGGTCTATATCGGAATCGATGCAGCACCTGATTACGGGATCATGCCATAA
- a CDS encoding fused MFS/spermidine synthase: MLILFFLSGFASLVYEVLWTRLFGLLLGNTTLAVSCVLAAFFTGLALGGRHFGRRADLHPRPLRFFAAMEAAIFACALLILLLRAPAEALFAAIHPVLVPHPTLYYLIRFLVAFLIMLPATFFMGGTLPVMSRAYLRREGSGADALGTLYGLNTLGGMAGCLTTAFLFMRELGMILSFAVAMGLDLLIAAAAWAMARRSAPGRIAPARPARSLFTTADKAILAAMALSGCIAMSYEVLWTRILVFVLTSATYSFSIMLAAFLFSIAIGGLAGGRWAERSRNPRRLLGLLEIGAGLAAVAALLLLLSLPRLQSLFFTPSPTTTWWQWNGVRFLQAFLVTSLAAFLLGATFPVAYKALAVARERLSTAVGELYFYNTLGGVAGSLLTGLVLIAWLGAAATMVLMILLNVALGVWLLRGGTFRRRTIVAAAAALILMAVIIRLIPATLLARIYSISEAGYPLVALREGIEGTVTVHRQDRGDAGERRIDVDGLNVAGSSKMLRTLQLLQGHLPLMVHPEAQRVLQIGFGTGQTSRAVLSHPVAAFQLVEISPDVLRLSGEFFRDLNQEVMQDPRFQPLILDGKNQIRYTRECYDVILNDANYAVATASASLFTRDHFENARRKLNPGGLFSTWMTTDLDPEDFRIVLRTFQSIFPHAVLWMAPNCINKQVVLMGSTEPLRFAWDKWQARWPHAAAGLESVDILSPNDLFACLLLDEKGMARLCKGAPVNSDDRPVLEFSTRDVRARDLCAFQNLSAMLAEPPDWRQYLDTAPGKAAVAPEEWARLERWYRASRQLFLGILQFYRGQTKQALTTMLNSSRLIPESRLASGFYAEVDSQTMQLFQAMNQNPVRSGPRLMLARHYIGLERYGEAATLLRPLVRLDPPDPAAAYENARILLAQGKIDSARLWIDRTLQQKRGMAGAWFLSARIAERKDDPERALQDYRSALDRDPGMHEAHARIGHLLLRQGRYPEARQELMRSLQGAPAQSGVAAELGDAFLFERMPEQAVQWYRKAIRLGETGGRTFHNLGNALTMLGRFEEAIQAYRIALEQEPDRAEILYNLANALIQLNQDQEAVRLLRRAIEIDPGQADYFNNLAMLHKKMGDRIGALQVLNTGLHRHPGSSLMVRNRQILIDELNRRR; encoded by the coding sequence ATGCTGATCCTTTTTTTTCTTTCCGGTTTTGCCAGCCTTGTATACGAGGTGCTCTGGACCCGCCTGTTCGGTTTGCTGCTTGGCAACACCACCCTCGCCGTCAGTTGTGTTCTGGCTGCCTTCTTCACCGGGCTGGCGCTGGGTGGCCGGCATTTCGGCCGCCGCGCCGATCTGCATCCGCGGCCCTTGCGGTTTTTCGCCGCTATGGAGGCCGCCATCTTCGCCTGCGCCCTGCTGATCCTGCTGCTGCGGGCTCCCGCTGAGGCCCTCTTCGCCGCGATTCATCCTGTTCTGGTGCCGCATCCGACGCTCTACTACCTCATCCGCTTCCTCGTGGCGTTTCTCATCATGCTCCCGGCGACCTTTTTCATGGGCGGAACCCTGCCGGTGATGAGCCGGGCGTATCTCCGCCGCGAAGGATCCGGTGCAGACGCCCTCGGCACACTTTATGGACTCAATACCCTCGGCGGAATGGCCGGGTGTTTGACGACGGCGTTTCTTTTCATGCGGGAACTGGGTATGATCCTCAGCTTTGCGGTGGCCATGGGCCTCGATCTGCTCATCGCGGCCGCTGCCTGGGCGATGGCGCGCCGGTCGGCGCCGGGTCGTATCGCTCCCGCCCGTCCGGCCAGGAGTCTATTCACAACGGCGGATAAGGCGATCCTGGCTGCCATGGCTCTTTCGGGCTGCATCGCTATGTCCTATGAGGTGCTCTGGACCCGGATACTGGTCTTTGTACTCACCAGCGCGACCTACTCTTTTAGCATCATGCTGGCCGCCTTTCTTTTCAGCATCGCCATCGGCGGGCTGGCCGGTGGCCGCTGGGCGGAGCGCTCCCGCAATCCCCGGCGCCTCCTGGGCTTGCTCGAAATCGGTGCTGGCCTTGCCGCCGTCGCCGCGCTGCTGCTGCTACTGAGCCTGCCCCGGTTGCAGAGTCTCTTCTTCACCCCCTCGCCCACGACTACTTGGTGGCAATGGAACGGCGTCCGGTTTCTTCAGGCCTTTTTGGTCACCAGCCTGGCCGCGTTTCTGCTCGGTGCGACCTTCCCCGTGGCTTACAAAGCCCTTGCCGTCGCGCGGGAGCGGCTCAGTACGGCTGTCGGCGAACTCTATTTTTACAACACCCTGGGCGGGGTCGCCGGCTCGTTGCTGACCGGTTTGGTTCTCATCGCCTGGCTGGGCGCAGCCGCCACGATGGTCCTCATGATTCTGCTCAACGTCGCGCTTGGCGTATGGCTTCTGCGCGGCGGGACCTTCCGCCGGAGGACGATAGTGGCGGCGGCAGCAGCGCTGATCCTCATGGCCGTTATCATCCGCCTGATTCCGGCCACTTTGCTGGCGCGGATTTACTCGATCTCTGAAGCGGGCTATCCCCTGGTAGCCCTGCGCGAGGGTATCGAAGGCACCGTGACCGTCCACCGGCAGGACCGCGGGGATGCCGGCGAACGGCGCATCGACGTCGATGGACTGAATGTAGCCGGCAGTAGCAAAATGCTGCGCACCCTGCAGCTGTTGCAGGGCCATCTGCCGCTGATGGTCCATCCGGAGGCCCAACGGGTGCTGCAAATCGGCTTTGGCACCGGCCAGACTTCGCGCGCCGTCCTGAGCCATCCGGTCGCTGCGTTTCAGCTGGTTGAGATCTCACCCGATGTGCTTCGCCTCTCCGGCGAATTTTTCCGCGATCTCAATCAGGAGGTGATGCAGGACCCGCGCTTTCAGCCGCTCATCCTCGATGGCAAGAATCAGATCCGCTACACCCGCGAGTGCTATGATGTCATCCTCAACGATGCCAACTATGCGGTCGCTACCGCCAGCGCCAGCCTTTTCACCCGTGATCACTTCGAAAACGCCCGGCGGAAACTCAATCCCGGAGGACTCTTCTCTACCTGGATGACGACCGACCTGGATCCAGAGGATTTTCGCATTGTCCTGAGGACCTTCCAATCGATTTTTCCCCATGCCGTATTGTGGATGGCGCCCAACTGCATCAACAAACAGGTGGTGTTGATGGGCTCGACTGAACCCTTGCGGTTTGCGTGGGATAAATGGCAGGCGCGCTGGCCCCATGCTGCAGCTGGTCTGGAGAGCGTTGATATCCTCTCCCCCAATGACCTGTTCGCCTGCCTGTTGCTCGATGAAAAGGGGATGGCGCGGCTGTGCAAGGGGGCGCCTGTCAACAGCGATGACCGGCCCGTGCTGGAATTCTCAACGCGTGACGTCCGCGCCCGCGATCTCTGCGCTTTTCAGAACCTTTCGGCCATGCTCGCCGAGCCGCCTGACTGGCGGCAATATCTCGATACAGCCCCGGGAAAGGCAGCGGTGGCACCGGAGGAGTGGGCTCGCCTGGAACGCTGGTACCGGGCTTCGCGGCAGCTGTTTCTCGGAATCCTCCAGTTCTATCGGGGACAGACCAAACAGGCGCTGACAACCATGCTCAACAGCTCCCGCCTCATCCCGGAAAGCCGCCTGGCCTCCGGTTTTTATGCCGAGGTGGACAGTCAGACCATGCAGCTCTTTCAGGCGATGAACCAGAACCCCGTCCGGTCCGGACCTAGACTGATGCTGGCGCGGCACTATATCGGACTGGAGCGCTATGGAGAGGCAGCCACTTTGCTGCGCCCTCTGGTGCGTCTTGATCCGCCTGATCCCGCAGCTGCCTATGAAAATGCCCGCATCCTCTTGGCCCAGGGCAAAATCGATTCAGCCCGCCTCTGGATCGACCGGACCCTGCAGCAGAAGCGGGGAATGGCGGGCGCTTGGTTCCTCTCGGCTCGCATCGCCGAACGTAAGGATGATCCAGAGCGGGCCCTCCAGGACTACCGAAGCGCCCTCGACCGCGATCCTGGCATGCACGAGGCTCATGCGCGCATCGGCCACCTTCTCCTGCGGCAAGGTCGCTATCCCGAGGCGCGTCAGGAATTAATGCGGAGTTTGCAGGGAGCACCTGCACAAAGCGGTGTGGCCGCTGAGCTGGGCGATGCCTTTCTCTTTGAGCGGATGCCGGAGCAGGCGGTCCAGTGGTACCGGAAGGCAATCCGTCTTGGCGAGACCGGCGGCCGGACCTTTCACAATCTGGGCAATGCCTTGACCATGCTCGGGCGCTTCGAAGAGGCGATCCAGGCCTACCGGATTGCACTCGAGCAGGAGCCCGACCGGGCGGAGATACTCTACAACCTGGCCAATGCCCTGATCCAGCTGAACCAGGACCAGGAGGCCGTCCGGTTGTTAAGGCGCGCAATAGAAATCGATCCGGGCCAGGCCGATTATTTCAACAACTTGGCCATGCTTCATAAAAAAATGGGAGACCGCATCGGGGCTTTACAGGTCCTGAACACAGGACTGCACCGGCACCCCGGTTCCAGCCTCATGGTGCGGAACCGCCAGATCCTGATCGACGAACTAAACAGGAGAAGATGA
- a CDS encoding amidohydrolase family protein → MKLTTFWIRAAAIGLMVFAPVLRAQTPPDRILLKDYRPKSIYSIPVTRIEKARFPAIDVHSHAYAESRGEIDQWVQTMDAVGIEKTVILTGLTGAKFDSVYREYNRYPERFEVWCGLLLENPDHPEFSRRCVAELERCHRTGAKGVGELSDKGKGLSYGRPRSYSVHFDDIRLDPVMEKCAELGMPINIHVGDPMWMYQPMDSTNDGLMNAFEWRLDNQTGILDLPALLGTLETMVKRHSRTVFIACHFANCDWDLARLGALLDRCPNLYADISARYAETAPIPRFVQAFYKKYASRLLYGTDMGMDSAMYHITFRILESLDEHFYETGQFGYHWALNGFGLPDSILKKLYRGNALRVCGVPTTR, encoded by the coding sequence ATGAAACTAACCACTTTCTGGATACGAGCCGCTGCGATCGGCCTGATGGTGTTCGCACCGGTGCTGCGAGCGCAAACCCCGCCTGACCGGATCCTGTTAAAGGACTATCGCCCGAAATCGATTTACAGCATACCCGTCACCCGCATCGAAAAGGCCCGCTTTCCAGCCATCGATGTTCACTCCCACGCCTATGCGGAGAGCCGCGGAGAGATCGATCAGTGGGTCCAAACTATGGATGCCGTCGGCATTGAAAAGACGGTGATTCTCACCGGACTGACCGGCGCCAAATTTGATTCGGTCTATCGTGAGTACAACCGCTACCCCGAACGCTTTGAAGTGTGGTGCGGTTTGCTTCTGGAAAATCCGGATCATCCGGAGTTCAGCCGACGTTGTGTAGCCGAACTGGAGCGCTGCCACAGGACAGGCGCCAAGGGGGTGGGAGAGTTGAGTGACAAGGGCAAGGGGCTTTCCTATGGCCGACCGCGGAGTTACAGCGTCCACTTTGATGATATCCGCCTTGATCCGGTGATGGAAAAATGCGCTGAACTCGGAATGCCGATCAATATCCATGTCGGCGACCCGATGTGGATGTATCAGCCGATGGACTCGACCAATGACGGCCTCATGAACGCGTTTGAATGGCGGCTTGACAACCAGACTGGCATCCTCGATTTGCCGGCGCTGCTCGGGACTCTCGAAACCATGGTCAAACGCCACTCGCGCACCGTCTTCATCGCTTGCCATTTTGCCAACTGTGACTGGGACCTTGCACGCCTGGGTGCCCTTCTTGACCGCTGCCCCAACCTCTATGCCGATATCTCGGCGCGCTACGCCGAGACGGCGCCCATCCCCCGCTTCGTCCAAGCCTTCTACAAAAAATACGCCAGCCGTCTGCTTTATGGCACCGACATGGGCATGGATTCGGCCATGTACCACATCACCTTCCGCATCCTAGAAAGCCTGGATGAGCACTTTTATGAAACCGGACAGTTTGGCTACCATTGGGCGCTCAACGGCTTCGGCCTGCCCGACTCCATTCTTAAGAAACTATATCGCGGCAACGCCCTGCGGGTATGCGGTGTACCAACAACGAGGTGA
- a CDS encoding twin-arginine translocation signal domain-containing protein — protein MERRAFLKTAGVSALAAGLGPRAVRGFVPAHNWDRYDFGSGPEVKDRLYQGPFPQYAPEEVLPGSSVVMATTPSREVVPNYGMGLTVYISGDYWPPRTRERSIQKYCEDLISLPFAQKIYIRLNWRDIQKQPGRLDFPEGWKITFDLARRYNKRIGFRIMLENPDFPEPGMPEFLMAKVPYVKLQGEWRRGSTGTRYEKVHEMPRYDHPEYQAAFRELNALLAQELNGHPQIEYMDTMMYGFWGEGHTWPYQNHPFPDNVTAEKTWMAMMETQLELWTRTPLVTNTQPDYSRVGNAEMLDRTIRSHNWLRTDTIFIENEQIEALSNRPPWVAAICEVGMTTADPDQLAIDEGVTRTESIIAHVMDVGANYWSLWHWHNIAPEHLLGYYEKYPEHIDHIARSIGYRVRPSWIWNFEKDGFPGLVLGLVNDGIACVPGVLRISVLSEKGQLLAGGCLDPGYPHTRGVRQGMFLLPKGTDWRGLRLKAELEVKGVRHPVTWACRQKLNDDGTLTLRPSKAV, from the coding sequence ATGGAACGTCGAGCATTTCTTAAAACAGCGGGGGTTAGCGCCCTGGCAGCGGGCCTGGGTCCGCGCGCCGTGCGAGGGTTCGTCCCGGCCCATAACTGGGACCGCTATGATTTTGGTTCCGGCCCGGAGGTGAAAGACCGGCTCTATCAGGGACCCTTTCCACAGTACGCCCCGGAGGAGGTTCTGCCCGGCAGCAGCGTGGTGATGGCAACGACGCCTTCCCGGGAGGTGGTTCCCAACTACGGCATGGGCCTGACGGTCTATATTTCGGGCGATTACTGGCCGCCACGTACGCGCGAGCGCTCGATCCAAAAGTACTGCGAGGATCTTATCAGTCTCCCTTTTGCACAAAAAATCTATATCCGTCTCAACTGGCGCGACATTCAGAAGCAGCCCGGCCGTCTCGACTTCCCTGAAGGTTGGAAGATAACCTTTGATCTGGCACGCCGCTACAACAAGCGGATCGGCTTTCGCATCATGCTCGAGAATCCCGATTTTCCGGAGCCCGGCATGCCCGAATTTCTCATGGCTAAAGTGCCCTATGTCAAGCTGCAGGGCGAATGGCGGCGAGGCTCCACCGGTACCCGCTATGAAAAGGTGCACGAAATGCCGCGCTACGATCATCCTGAGTATCAGGCGGCCTTCCGCGAGCTCAACGCCCTGCTGGCGCAAGAGCTCAATGGCCATCCCCAGATAGAATACATGGACACCATGATGTACGGTTTCTGGGGTGAGGGGCACACCTGGCCTTATCAAAACCATCCCTTCCCGGATAATGTCACCGCTGAAAAGACCTGGATGGCGATGATGGAGACTCAGCTCGAGTTGTGGACCAGGACGCCGCTGGTGACCAACACCCAGCCCGATTACAGTCGCGTTGGCAATGCCGAGATGCTCGACCGTACCATTCGCAGCCACAATTGGCTGCGCACTGATACCATCTTCATCGAGAATGAGCAGATCGAAGCGCTCTCCAACCGCCCGCCCTGGGTGGCCGCGATCTGCGAGGTCGGTATGACAACCGCCGATCCGGATCAACTGGCGATCGATGAGGGCGTAACGCGCACCGAGAGCATCATCGCCCATGTCATGGATGTTGGCGCCAACTACTGGTCGCTCTGGCACTGGCACAACATTGCTCCTGAGCACCTCCTCGGTTATTACGAAAAATATCCCGAGCACATCGACCATATTGCCCGTTCCATCGGCTACCGCGTGCGTCCATCCTGGATCTGGAATTTCGAAAAGGATGGATTCCCCGGGTTAGTCCTTGGCCTGGTCAACGACGGCATCGCCTGCGTGCCTGGTGTGCTGCGCATTTCGGTGTTGAGCGAAAAGGGTCAGCTCCTGGCCGGCGGCTGCCTCGATCCCGGCTACCCCCACACCCGCGGGGTGCGCCAGGGCATGTTCCTGCTCCCCAAGGGCACCGACTGGCGCGGGCTGCGACTCAAGGCCGAACTGGAAGTGAAAGGGGTGCGGCATCCGGTGACCTGGGCGTGCCGTCAAAAGCTCAACGACGATGGCACTCTGACCCTGCGCCCCAGCAAGGCCGTCTGA